From Arachis stenosperma cultivar V10309 chromosome 2, arast.V10309.gnm1.PFL2, whole genome shotgun sequence, one genomic window encodes:
- the LOC130963297 gene encoding secreted RxLR effector protein 161-like, protein MGTPIHPNSKLKKGETKKDVDETRYKGMIGSLMYLTSFRPDIVQSVGMRSRFQSKSKESHLSAVKRIIRYVHGTSNFALWYPKIDDFSAVGYCNADFARDRVDRRSTSGIRCFLGKSLNVWSSKKQSTVALSTPKAEYIAASSCCSQLIWLKIQLADYKLNVENIPLSCDNMSAINISKNAVLHSRTKYIEVRFHSIREHVQKGNISIQFVKSEDQLADIFIKPLAEDRFCMLRTNLGIISHDSLFVHC, encoded by the coding sequence ATGGGAACTCCCATACACcctaattcaaaattaaaaaagggTGAAACTAAGAAAGATGTAGATGAGACTAGGTATAAAGGAATGATTGGCTCTCTTATGTACTTAACTTCCTTTAGACCTgatattgtgcaaagtgttggaATGCGTTCAAGATTCCAATCAAAATCAAAAGAGTCACATCTTTCAGCAGTTAAgaggatcattagatatgttcatggAACATCTAATTTTGCCTTATGGTACcctaagattgatgatttttctgcagTTGGTTACTGTAATGCAGATTTTGCGAGAGATAGAGTAGATAGAAGGAGCACATCAGGCATACGTTGCTTTCTTGGAAAGTCTCTAAACgtttggtcaagtaagaagcaGTCCACAGTAGCCTTATCCACTCCAAAGGCTGAGTATATTGCcgcttcttcttgttgttctcagcTTATTTGGTTAAAAATACAACTTGCtgattataaattaaatgtTGAAAATATTCCTTTGTCATGTGACAATATGAGTGccattaatatttctaaaaatgcAGTCTTGCACTCTAGAACTAAATATATTGAAGTGAGATTTCACTCAATAAGGGAACATGTTCAAAAAGGGAATATTAGCATTCAGTTTGTTAAATCAGAGGACCAATTAGCAGATATATTCATCAAACCTCTAGCTGAAGACAGATTTTGCATGCTTAGAACTAATCTAGGGATTATAAGTCATGATTCATTGTTTGTGCATTGCTGA